A single Lolium perenne isolate Kyuss_39 chromosome 6, Kyuss_2.0, whole genome shotgun sequence DNA region contains:
- the LOC127307711 gene encoding uncharacterized protein codes for MAQGELKWQKCFPTRRRLRRTASPDQQAPCPRTVLGGAHLGASLRSKIRHEEAHPRSMLAVPTILIWRSSSAVSDFRWDGCLERVLRIILTMWRREQPVGGAMAQGSQHVKMQQSIARSNQDNTAICHITY; via the exons ATGGCACAAGGAGAACTCAAGTGGCAG AAGTGTTTCCCCACACGGAGGAGGCTAAGGCGGACGGCCAGCCCTGACCAGCAGGCACCATGTCCACGGACGGTTCTTGGAGGAGCTCACCTGGGAGCATCCCTGAGGAGCAAAATAAGGCATGAGGAGGCGCACCCCCGCTCCATGCTTGCGGTTCCTACG ATTTTGATTTGGAGGAGTTCGTCTGCTGTTTCAGATTTCAGATGGGATGGCTGTCTTGAGAGGGTGCTGCGAATCATTCTAACAATGTGGCGGCGTGAACAACCGGTGGGCGGCGCCATGGCGCAAGGTTCTCAACATGTGAAGATGCAACAAA GTATTGCAAGGAGCAACCAAGACAATACTGCAATATGCCACATCACGTATTAG